One window of the Camelina sativa cultivar DH55 chromosome 1, Cs, whole genome shotgun sequence genome contains the following:
- the LOC104776048 gene encoding serine/arginine-rich SC35-like splicing factor SCL33 encodes MGRSYSYSPSPPRSYGRRYRSPSPVGYYRDRSRDPPTSLLVRNLRQDCRQDDLRRPFGRFGRLKDIYIPRNYYTGEPRGFGFVQYYDPADAADAKYHLDGYVLLGREITVVFAEENRKKPSEMRERLRGRTSTRSPGYSRSPKHRRSYSRSPNYRRSFTRSPYDDRRHSRSVSRGDREGSYSRSSLRSRYESRSRSRSPGY; translated from the exons ATGGGGAGAAGCTATAGTTACAGTCCTTCACCACCAAGGAGTTATGGTAGAAGGTACAGAAGCCCAAGTCCCGTGGGCTACTACAGAGATAGGAGTAGAGATCCCCCAACCAGTCTACTGGTTCGCAATCTCCGGCAAGACTGTAG GCAAGACGATCTTCGTAGACCATTTGGGCGGTTTGGTCGTCTCAAGGATATCTATATACCTCGTAATTATTACACTGG GGAGCCTCGTGGCTTCGGCTTTGTGCAGTACTATGATCCTGCTGATGCTGCAGATGCAAAGTATCATTTAGATGGCTATGTTCTCCTTGGACGTGAAATAACTGTTGTATTCGCGGAGGAGAACAGAAAGAAGCCCTCTGAAATGAGAGAGCGATTAAG GGGCAGAACATCTACAAGATCTCCTGGCTATTCACGTTCACCTAAACACAGAAGAAGCTATTCGCGTTCACCAAACTACAGAAGAAGCTTCACGCGTTCACCATATGATGATAGGCGCCATTCAAG ATCGGTTTCCCGAGGGGATAGGGAGGGATCATACTCAAGGTCAAGCTTAAGGTCTCGGTATGAATCAAGAAGCAGAAGCCGGAGTCCCGGATACTGA